In one Spirosoma rigui genomic region, the following are encoded:
- the rplK gene encoding 50S ribosomal protein L11, which produces MAKEVGGYVKLQVKGGQANPSPPIGPALGSKGLNIMEFCKQFNGRTQDKMGTVLPVLITYYKDKSFDFVIKTPPAPILLMEAAKLKGGSAQPNRNKVGTVSWDQIRTIAETKMPDLNAFTVESAMKQVAGTARSMGITVTGAAPFEN; this is translated from the coding sequence ATGGCAAAAGAAGTAGGTGGCTACGTAAAGCTGCAAGTCAAAGGCGGGCAAGCCAACCCCTCACCTCCTATCGGTCCGGCATTGGGTTCCAAGGGTTTGAATATCATGGAATTCTGCAAGCAGTTCAACGGCCGTACGCAGGATAAAATGGGTACGGTATTGCCGGTTCTGATTACGTACTACAAGGACAAGTCCTTCGATTTCGTAATTAAGACCCCGCCCGCACCGATTCTGCTGATGGAAGCGGCTAAGCTGAAAGGCGGCTCCGCTCAACCAAACCGGAACAAAGTTGGCACCGTATCGTGGGATCAAATTCGGACTATCGCGGAAACGAAGATGCCCGATCTGAATGCTTTCACGGTTGAGTCAGCAATGAAGCAGGTGGCTGGTACAGCCCGCAGCATGGGAATCACGGTGACGGGTGCAGCGCCATTCGAGAACTAA